The genomic region TGAACCTCGCGCTTAATATGTAAatgacttcctgtttaaataAATGATGTCACCGGGTTAATGTTTAATTGAACACGTCACCCGAAAACCAAATCTTGTTGTTTGCaaaccttgttttttttgtttgtttatttgtttttttaattacaaactATGCAGGCTACTCAACTTAGGTGGTGGCCATATTTTTATGCTGGgctatattttaaatatcaatattttatttatttatgtatttacttatttttaagttatgccTGGAACTGAATGGGGGCGATAGGGTCATTATTTTCAAGCATAATGCGAGCAGGTTTCAGATTAAATATGAACCAATTTAGGTCACACTATGACCAAACGGAGACAGTAATATGGGCACGTGGGCGGAAGTGGTTACGTCATCAAAACAGCGAGCAAACCAACAAGCGAGAGAGAAAGCCAGCAGGAGGATCTTCCGCCCCATCACTGATGTGACAAGCtcacaaatgaaaagaaaacaacattCCAAGCCAGATGAAACCATGACGCAGTTTTAGCCTCGTCGATTCTCGTGGACGTCGAATAAGTGAATATTTTCCTCTCGGCCTGCCAGCCGTCGACGGCAGCGCGGCACCATGGTGGAGCAGTCGGACCGAGCCCCGCTACTGGATTGGGAGGAGATCCCACCGTCGTCCGACCCGAACCAGGCGGCTCCGTCGCCACCTGCGGCGCCCAAGGAAAATAAGGACGCGACGGCGGGGAAAAAAACTTCGACACCAGTCTGCCTCGCGGTGACAGAAATTGGCAGGAGGAACGACAATTCCACCGTCACCTGCCGCCCGACAGCTGTTGTTGACGACCGGGAGAGAAGCCCGATGGGCCGAGAAAAGCTTCCCGGCTACATACGTGGTCAGCCGGTTCCCTCCTTCCCGGATCTGACAGTGAGAGATCAGTGGGAAGACAAAGATCACATCGTGGCTGTGTTTGTAGTCACCTTTAATACACGATCAGGTGAGGAAGACTCATCTTTCTAATTCTAAAACAGTGGCTGTCAAACTTTCTACACTACTTACAACCCTAAAAATGACTAATATTAGTAAAACAGCGTTCATTATAAACCATTAAATTAAGCAGCTTTTATTCCAAAAAGCTTCTTGTATTTCTTCTTTGTTGCTGCATAAACATTTTGAACAATAACTACACttaaatataagaaaaaaaaaactataaacattgattcaattaaaaatgtattgcagataaatgttaaattaaaaaaataattgaagacATATTTTTGTCATATGCAGAAAATGCATACTAGAAGGAGGTTGCAAACTTTTAATAATTTTGTCATCAGTCAGACAATGTTAGCTACCGCAAATGGATGGCAAGCCATTTGggtatttattcaatatctttGAGCAGTCTCAATGGGACAATATATCAATCAATTTTTCAAATGGCATGGATGACAATACCCAATCGCCATACTGTATATCTAGTTATTAAGATGTGAGTCTCAGCGAGATAGCGAGCTTGTTctgttttgctttgttcttaATGTGTTGTCAATTCCCATAGCCCAGCTTCACATGGAGTCTATTTCAATAGCTGAGTCATTGCTTTCCCACCAGGCCTTGACCTCTTCCTACCCCTAGAACTGATTGAATAAGAGGAAGTGTTCATGATGAAAGTATAGTAGTGACAGGACATGGACATGACGACATGTGTAACTGTGTGTATGCCCATGACAGGAAACATGGTAGAGTGGTGCCTACCTCATGACATCAACCTGGATGGAGTTGAATTCAAGGCAATGGCCAGCGGTTCCCACAGGATTACAAACGACTTTATGTATGTACTACCAACCGCCTCTTCTCTTCCGCTAAGTGTTAATGCATTTACCTTTCCGTGCTCACTCCTGATCCTTGTCTGACCTCCTGGTAGATATTTCCGCAAAGGCTGTTACTTTGGGCTGGCCTGCTTCGCGAACATGCCTGTGGACAACGAGCTGGAGCGAGGAGCCAGGATGAAGTCTGTGGGAATTTTGTCTCCTTCCTACACGCTTTTGTACCGTTACATGCACTTCCTGGAGAACCAAGTCAGGTACAGTAAGACATGCTGTGTGATAGCACCATTCACTTTTTCGCCAATCATATTAgctttgtcaaaataaacttgTGTATTTTTCAGGGTAAGTCCCAATTAGGTTAAGATGTCCAtgtatattttttgaatgatgTCTCAACATGGAATCTGGAACTCAGGTTTTGTGCTTCATCGTCACgcacaaaataaacattaaaacccaatcaaatatataaaaatatgactCAGTTGAGGGGAAGTATAATTTAAGGAATTTTTATGAAGTTGAAAATCGTTCTCAAGGTGAACAGAATGAGCTGAAAGTTTGGAATTTCAAATGTTAACGATGTgaatctgtttttctgaatgtgTTGTTAGGGATTGTTGTGTGGGAATTTAAGtggtgaaaatgtttaattttttgtaaataggaattgtcatgttgaaaaatgttgccaattgaattgagtggaatgttttgaatttcaaatgggaTTGATgcgaatcattttttttttttttttattgaatgtgTCACAGAGAATGATTCGAgatatgtgtttgtgtgggaATTTAAAAGtggtgaaaatattttattttggtgaatGGGAATTTTAGCCTTGTTGAAAGGTAAAATGAATGAGCGGAATGTTTTGGATTTCAAGTAGGAACGATatgaatttgttttgttgaatCACCAGTCATTGGGAATGAATATGGAATTTTATTggtgaaaaatataaaactatAATATGTGGGAATTTTCGTAGTGTTGAAGAAAGATTTTGAATGGTATTAGTGATTGTGGGAAAAGAAGTGAATAATCagtaaaaattgtgaaaaacgtgAAATTTTTGGTACATATGAAATTTTGAAGTGTTGAGAAGGTGAACTGAGTAAGGTGAATATTTAGATTTTTGAGTTGGATTGATGTGGACCCTGTATGTTGAATGTCTCATTTTGAAGGATTTGGAAATGTTGGTGCACACATGAAATTTagggaaaactgtaacattttggaatgagaaaaatggTACCCTTAGAAGACATGCAATTTTAGAATATGATAAAGTGGAAGGTATAAAatctgttttgtattttttaagtcagtggCATAGAATAATGTATAAAGACCTCAGCCTTCACACATATATTTATCTTGGTCTAATTTTTGATGTCACAAAATCCTGGCTTTTGAACagaggtgtgtagactttttacatGTATTTCTACTACAATCTACATACTGCCTTGCTAATAAAAATACACTTATTAAATACTACCCCCttgaagatcttttttttttttgctgttgttgtctCTTATATAGGtttcattttatattatgtACCTAATGTAGTGCACAATGAGTTTACACACCTTCAgtcagtaaaaataaacaaactgaaATGGAAAACAGTAAAACACTTACACACTGTATAATACAATGGATTTTTTGTTCCTGTGGAATTATATCAAGCTAAACAATACATACATTTGGCTTCGTTTGATGTTGCGATCACTTTTATAGACTGCAGTTAAAGAGTCCAGGCCATTATTCTCCACTGGAAGCCTTCTATGAGGACAAGAAGGCCATccttccaccaacaacaaatgGCCTGGTCACTGCTTGCCCTACCTGGAGTGTGACCACCATCAACCGCTGTATGCATCCAGAAATGAAGGTGTGAAAGACTGCATCAAAGATGTAACTCTCTTACGTATAATTATGCTCGGCATCATCCTGACACATTGTTGACTTTCTGTAGATCACTCACCCAGCCGGCTGCATGTCCCAGTTTGTCCAATTTTTTGGGGAGCACATAATGGTACTATGGAAGTTTGCACTGCTTCGGAAGCGCCTCCTCATCTTCTCCCCACCACCTGTAGGCGTAGTCTGCTATAGAGGTAAGAACCTGGAACTTACACTTCATTGTATTTTATCATAAGGCATGGCAAATGGTGACAGATAGTTTGGATGTTACAAATATCCACATTTTGCAAAGTATTGCTGATGCAATTGCTATCCTGTCTTCCTGTGTCAGTTTACTGCTGTTGCAGCCTGGCCAATGTCTCTTTACCTGGAATTGGAGTGTCTGTGCCTGAATTACGACCTTTCTTCTACATCAACGTAGCTGACATCCCTGCACTGGAAACAGAGATGTCATATGTGGCCTGTGAGTGCACATTGATGGATAATAACTAAGTGCACGGAGGT from Festucalex cinctus isolate MCC-2025b chromosome 3, RoL_Fcin_1.0, whole genome shotgun sequence harbors:
- the dennd11 gene encoding DENN domain-containing protein 11, coding for MVEQSDRAPLLDWEEIPPSSDPNQAAPSPPAAPKENKDATAGKKTSTPVCLAVTEIGRRNDNSTVTCRPTAVVDDRERSPMGREKLPGYIRGQPVPSFPDLTVRDQWEDKDHIVAVFVVTFNTRSGNMVEWCLPHDINLDGVEFKAMASGSHRITNDFIYFRKGCYFGLACFANMPVDNELERGARMKSVGILSPSYTLLYRYMHFLENQVRLQLKSPGHYSPLEAFYEDKKAILPPTTNGLVTACPTWSVTTINRCMHPEMKITHPAGCMSQFVQFFGEHIMVLWKFALLRKRLLIFSPPPVGVVCYRVYCCCSLANVSLPGIGVSVPELRPFFYINVADIPALETEMSYVACTTEKIFEDKKELHDLYIDNQNVKTHRSHLLPLLRLNAADKERYRKLSEQRQMLLYSQEVDGDCTSNEEDLFIVFFMELNNRIFQILSEVAGSADPTLTAEHVRAMGLDPQGDRCFLVELLEVYGVDVTLVIDNLCCH